The DNA region ACAATGCATAGAGCAGAGCAGCATCTTTAAAGTACTcaaggaaaggggcgcctgggtggctcagtcggttaagcgtctgccttcggctcaggtcatgctcttggggtcctgggatcgagccccgcatcaggctccctgctcagtggggagcctgcttctccttctccctctacttggtctctctctctctgccacataaataaataaaatctttaaaaaaaaatagatgaatatagaacttggataaaattaaaaacaaagttctaAAAGTGTTATAAGGGGGTGGATGAGAGTGTGGGGAAGATGGGCTGTCCTACAAGGGTGGAGGGTTTGTAACTGGTATAACCTTCAAGGAGGaggtcagtagagcatgccatcaaaattccaaaatcAGTTCTAACTTCTAGCAATGTGTATACAGATATGCcaggaaattttccattttagccTTGTATGATATAAGACTAGAAACAGTGTAAATGGTCCTGGTGAGGGAATGGTTAACTGCCATACAATGGAGTACTGTTCGCCATGAAAGGAAGAGGAGGCTCTATGTGCGGCTGTGGAATGGATGCAGATGGAGGGCTCAGTGAGAACGCAAGCTGCAGGACGGCGTGTATGGCCATACTaccatttctggaagaaaaaagaaaaacgggGGAGGTGAACagcagtatatatattttttatctaaatAGACATAAAGGCTGTCCTGAAGATTACCGAACAGATTGTGGAAACCGTTCCAGTTCCGGGCTTTTTCCAGTTCCTCCTTGATGGCGTAGGGATAGGGCAGGAGGAAGATTTTTCACTGCACATCCTTCTCTGCGAATTTTAAACCATTTGTGAGTCAGTTACTCatataaggttttaaaaataaaattcaaaaatggcTAAGTATATTGGGCTGTCCATAGAGAAAACAAACCTGACTTGATGTTTTCTGTAATTTCCATCCTTTACTGTAAGTGCCAAATGGATTAAAGGACTAAACGAGAGAATCAGAATTTTAACACCTTTAAAATGTGCTAATGACATTAGGGTTGAGAAGACGGTCTTTAAACATGGCACAAAAAACATGTAtcaaaaaggggggaaattggggcgcctgggtggctcagtcagttgggcatctgccttcggctcaggtcatgatcccagggtcctgggatcgagccctgcatcgggctccctgcttggcggggagcctgcttctccctctcccactcccccagcttgtattccctctctcactgtgtctctctctgtcaaataaataagatcttaaaaaaaagggaggggggaattGATAAGTTTAAATtgacaacattaaaaaaacaaaacgggcgcctgggtggctcagtcggctaagcggctgccttcggctcaggtcacgatcccagggtcctgggatcgagccccgcattgggctccctgctcggcggagagcctgcttctccctctccctctgtctgccactctgcctacttgtgctctctctctatctctgttaaagaaataaataaaaatctttaaaaaataaaaataaaacaaagcacagTAAGTGGAGTGACAGGATACTGACAGACTGAGAGAAGACTCGTGTAGCATAATTAACAAAGATTTAGCATCCAGATTATATAAGAAACTCCTAAtgaatcaatgagaaaaaaagaaaacatccctGTTAAATAGCATGAATAGGCACTTTACAGAATAGGCAAAAAAATATGAGGAGCAgttcacagaagaaaatgaacCATAGGAAAAAATACGAACTTTCTTAGAAGTCAGGGGAAAATGAGTCCGTTCATACCCATCAGGTTGGTAACAGCATAAAAATGTGCATATTCTAGTGCAAACTTCAACATGGGGAAATGCACATTGTGATACTATActttataatacattataaaatattgtaaTAGTATTATATATAGTGTAAtgtatagtatagtataatatatagtatagtgTAGTATAATATAAATAGTAATCGTAgttatagtatagtatatagtatatagtatagtagtataatataaaatattgtattatatgttttatatttatattaattataattatagtaatatatttatattatataaaatattaaaatagtattataaagtatcatatataaatattttatagcatattattattattattattatactttatatattattcCACTTTGGAGAGCAATTAAGTGATATCACTAAAATTGAAAGTGTGTGTACCTTTGAGAAATTCTTATACTCCTGCACAAGAGACtggcacaaaaatattttttgcgtTACTATTTGTATTAACAAACTTTTGGAATTAACAGATACGACTGTCAGAGTAAATTGTGGTAAATTCCTAACAAGAACCCAAGGTACCATTTAAATCGTTTCCTTGGCAGAATAGTAGTGACTGAGACTGGCTCCCAGGCCCAGGCCTCTGGGTTTggatcccagctttgccacttggTGGTGTCTGACTTGGGACAAATGATGAACCTCTGGGCCATGGTTTCGCAATAGCATTCACCTCTTAGGAGTTTTGTGAAGAGGAAGTGAGTCCTAGAACAATGCATGACACACTCAGCATCAATAAAAATGAGCTATTGTTTTTAAACAGGTATCAGCatggataaatacataaaacataaggaagttgtttttttttttttttaaggaagatatCAAGTAGTAATACAGCATATGCCATTCGAGTCACTTTGTATCCAGAGAAACAGTGTTGTTTATGAAGATACTCAAATAAGAAGGACATACCACCTTTCAGGATAGTGTTTGTTTCTGAGgagtaaaggaaggaaatggaattaTCAGGGAGATGGCAAGAGCTTcaaatatttctaatgttttgtctttaaaataaatataatgttaatatttattcagtTAATGGTCTACACATGGGTGGCAGTTAAATCTCTACTTTCCTGTATGTTTGAAGTATTTCATAATTTGAAACTGTAAAAAGAACCTTCAAAACTGTcagaatgagggcgcctgggtggctcagtcgttagaggtctgccttcgtctcaggtcatggtcctgggatcctgggatcgagccccacatcgggctctctgcttggcggggagtctgcttatccctctcccactccccttgcttgtgttccctttctcgctatctctctctgtcaaataaataaaatcttcaaaaaaacccaaaaaactgtcAGAATGAGTTCAGAGAACTTGTTTGATTTCTTTGCATCagctccttttcccttttttaaaatggaactatattcattgttcattttgatacaacaaaattcaaaatactgaCAAATTCAAACGGGAATGCTTATGTAAAGTAGAAGGTGGGTACTCCAACATGCCCAGAAATAACTGCTATTTACAACTTGTTATATATCTCTTCTGATCTTTTTAgacatatgtagatatatataatttttaaaaattgtatagcTAAGATCACACTTCGGcatgctgtttttttttcactAGCCAATGCACTGtggacatctttccattttaACACGTACATAGAACTCTACCTGATAAACTCCATTCCTAGACATTAACAGAGGAGATATTATCCCGTAAGACTAATTTGGATGTGATTCTATCTGAAGGAAGGATGATGGTGTCGACAGCCTCAAGATTTTTCTTACCCTAGAACTTTGTATTTGTAGTTTGGGAATTTTAATGTaggttattttctgcttttttaaaagacattattgcaagagcatctcaagcagacgtCGTTATAATCGTGATTTGGAACAAGATGAAGCATTTATTCCAGTCGGAGAATCATTAAAAGACCTCATTGACCAGTCACAGAGTTCTGGTAGTGGATCCGGACTACCTTTATTGGTAAGATAAAATGTCATATAGACATGAGTGGTTTATTGGTACAGATTGTGTCCTTATATGATGGTAGGCAGCGTAATTGTTATAGATTAGGGAACATTActagacacatttttttcttccttcttatttaGAAAGATGGCTGCAGTCATGCAAGAAGAAATCAGTTAAAAGTAAGAACTGTGAGACAAGAAGAATAGAATAGGCAGTAAGATAGAGCCACAAGCAAagttaggaaagaaaatgtgatcatGAAGTTCTATATAAGTGCTAGAGTTAGCTCACAAGTTTTGCTTTTAACAGCCAACTTGAAGAGGAGTCAGGTATAAATTCCTTGCACCTAAGATTAAATTCATTAGTTGAGAGAAGTATAactatttcaaattaataaatactagATATCCagacatatttttaattgtttaattgcATTTGTTTAAAGTAAGTACATTGatctctaattttttaatttattgaattaaataatTCTGTAATTGAATTGGAAAGGTTAAAGTAAAACTGTCTTCATGTGCAGACAACATGATTAtctacaaagaaaaattttaaggatgATACCATAAAGCTATAACAACCAGCAAGTGAGTTTATCAGGGTTATAAAATATAAGGTCACTATACAGAAATCATTGAATATAGGTACACTGGCAATGAGCAGTtaggaattaaaatgttaaaagcagtaccatttaaaatagcttcaaaaaacatcaaatattttagaataagcttaACAAAATTTATGTAAGACCTGGGCactgaaaattagaaaacactgCCAAGAGAAATTAACAGAGCCCTAAATAAGGGGAGATGTATATCCTGTTTTTGACTGAGTAGACGCagtattaaaatttcagttatccTAAGTTGACTTATAGTTCTATTCAATCCAAAATCAGAGCAAACGTTTATAGAAATTGATAAACTGATctaacatttatatggaaatgcaaaggacctagaagagccaaaacacttttgaaaaagagcaaaggattCACTGCCTGCTTTCTGGACCTACCATAAAGCTACAGTTATCAGCTTAGTGTGGTCCTTAAGGATAAGGATAAATATGTGTGtcagtggaagagaatagaggGCATAGGAATGGACACAAATGTCACTTGATTTGGGTGCCAGAGTAATTCGGTGGGGAGAAGACGATCTGTTCCACAAATGGTGCAGGGAAGACTGAGCATCCGTTTCCCAAAATGTGTATTTCGACCCTTATCTCCAAATATGAAATTACCTTGAAATGgaccatagacctaaatgtaaaatggaaaatttaaagtctaaaaacctttaaaagaaaatgttttagaaaatcattgtgaccttgggttaagcAAGgtttcttaggacacaaaaagcatgaatcatttttacaatgataaattaggcttttttaaaatttgaaactttttttttttaaacattttatttattcaattgacagacacagcgagagagggaacacaagcagggggagtgggagagggagaagcaggcttcccgcagagcagggagtctgatgcgcagggctcgatcccaggaccctgggatcatgacctgagccgaaggcagttgcttaacgactgagccacccaggcgcccccaaatttgaAACTTTTCCTATTCAGAAGACACTTAgcttaagcaaaggaaaaaataagtcacAAACTGGCAACACAGATCTGAAAGAATTTGTGTTgcggaatatataaagaatgtctACAATTCAGTAATAAGAcaaccccattttttaaaatggacaaaagatttgaacagatacttcccaaaagaagagaaaggaattgcAGCAGATAAGCACAAGAAAAGGCAGGGAATTGCAAGTTAAACATTAAAGTGAGATACTGTACATCCACTAGCATGACTAAGACCGAGAATATTAAGTGCGGAAAAGAGTATAGATCAGCTAGaaatctcatacattgctgattgaaatgaaaacatttcaggCACTTTGGGAAGTGGATTGACAGTTGACTGAAAAGGTTAAGCATATACTTTCTATACAGTGAAGCAGTTCTTCCACTAAGTATTTACCAAAGAGATCTGCAGGCATGCCCACACAAAGACCCAAAtgtaaatgttcacagcagctttattcgtaaGACATAAATTGTcaacaacccaaaagtccatcatttggtaaatggataaacagatcGTGGTGCATTCATACAGTGGAACattcctcatcaataaaaaagGAACTACTGATACAGGCAACAACAATATAGATGAATTTGAAGTGTtttatgctaagcgaaagaagctagacacaaaagactacatattgtatgtTTTCACTTACGTGATAttctagaaaagataaaactgtaggaaaagaaaacagatcagtgatgccagggcctgggggtgggtggggaggggattgaCTTTAAAGAGGCAAGAGGGAACTTTCTTGGGTGATGGAAACGTTCTCTATCttaattgtggtggtggttatatgaCTGTATACACTCGTCAGACAGTTCTCAAAAAGAGTGGATTTTGTTGTATGTAACTTAATACCTCAATAATcctgtcttctttaaaaattacaaaggatTCTGAAATAACTGATACATAAAGTAAGTCAGTTTAGGTATGCACAAAATCTAATTCATTTTAACTGCATTTCCAACCTGGACGTTAGGGTTCTCTTTAATTTAGAATGGCCACTAGTGCTTCTGAAAATGAAAGGTAGCAATTAATGTGCATCTTTGAGtcaacaaaaattaatgaaagcacTTACTATATTTCAAGTGTTCCCCTAAACAAACCCCTATATTCTGTGAGGAGGAAGGAATAGAATTCAAACAAatccatatataaataataataaaattgtaattgTGATAAGTGCAGCAGCTGAGAGGTATACGTGTGCTATGAAGGTGTTTCACAGAAACAACCCTCTTAAGTAAAGGGAACTGCACATGCAAAAAGACTCTGAGACAGGAATATGCAGGAATGAATTCTAAAAGCTGAAGTAAGGGGAATAAGAGGTGGGTCATGAGAGCAAATGATGAGGCTGGAGAGTCAGGCAGGGGCCAGATTATGTAATGTAGAATCTTAATGACTTGAGTGGAAGATTTGTAACTAACATTTAGATTTTGCTGCACAATAAAGCATCCctaaacttagtggcttgaagcaacaaacatttattatctctcatgattctgtgggtctgCTGGGCAGTTCCTTTTCTGGACCGCTCAGCTAGAGAGCTAGATGATATAGTTCACGGACACGGCCAGGGGCTCCCAGGGTTTTTTCACCCCTCATAGAGTTCTCCAGAACAGCAAGGAAGGGCAAGCCCCAGAGCACAAACACTTTTCAAGTCTCTACTTGCATCACATCTGCTGTTGTTCCATTGCCAAAAGCAAATCCTGTGGCCACGCCCAGAGTCTGCACAGGAGACTACCCAAGGGTGTGGACTGGGACTGGGAGCAGAATTATGTTGACCATTTCTGCAAACAATCTATCACGTCAACTAACCCGTTAGTGTGCGATTTCACAATGTATATTGTACGTtgtttcatcttcttttaaaTCCTTTATAAATTCCACCATTGGGGTGGGTTGGTTGTACATCCCATCCTTTTCGATGGGACAGGCTATTGGGCCACTTTCTCAGTCTTAGCCGGTTCTTTTCATCAAGAACTCCACAAACATTCTGCTTTTATCGTGAAGGTTCAGCGAACTATTGCCAAACAGATTCAGATGGTTCGGCAAGTCGGTAAAGGCCGGTACGGAGAAGTGTGGATGGGTAAATGGCGTGGTGAAAAGGTGGCAGTCAAAGTGTTTTTTACCACTGAAGAAGCTAGCTGGTTTCGAGAAACGGAAATCTATCAAACTGTGCTGATGCGCCACGAAAACATACTTGGTGGGTACACATTTGGTTTCGGCCGATTCCATATTCTGACAGGGTTAGTGGGGTGCAGTGGAAGCCTGCCACACGGGCTTTGAAAACATACGTGAATTCCATTATGTGCATCTGGCTAAAGGAAACCCACGAGAATACACAGTTTAATTACAAAACAATCCTGAATGCCCACCAACCGCTTTATTTACTGTCCAACTAGGAAGACAATAGGGAGTTTCAAATTCAAAGTAGTGCTAGTTTATTGGACTTACTCATATAGTAACACAGCCCAagttttttaaaggtaatttaagCAATTTTCTAGTGTAACTTTAACTTTATGTGCCTTTTGCCTTTTATAAACTGAACCCCCCCACCTtcatttacaaaagagaaaaataatttatgtatgaTCTGATTGGTAGGGTGCAGAAACTCCTCTAGCTTTCCTGACTTTTCAGCTACTATTTCCCTACCCTTTAATTTAGAGAGTGCATAGCACATTGCCGCAAGTATTCCAGACACTTAACTGTTAGTTTCCTAAGGGCTGtcacaacaaattaccacaaactgggtggcttaaaacaacagaaatttattttcccggAGTTGTGGAAGCCATAAGTTTAAAAGGAGGGTGtcggcagggccatgctctctgaaggctctaggagaGGCCCTTTCCTTACctcctcccagcttctggtgactGCCAGCAATTTTTGGCACTTCTTGGCTTGGAGATAGCACTCTTGCTCTCTTgttgtcacatggccttctcccctgTATGTCCACATTCCCCTCTTGGAAGGATAATGGTCACTGAATCAGGGCCCACTTGAATCTAGTATTGACCTTCTCTGAACTTGGTTATATCTACAAAACcctattccaaataaggtcacgtatACCGGTACCAAGTGGACGTGAATTGGCATGGAGTGGGGGGTGCGCAGTATTCAACCCAGCACTCACTGACCTTCTgaagggaaagggacaagaaaaagaaagaaaggaggctgGTATCATGGCCCTGCTTATCAGTGAGCCAGATAGATAGGCAGGTGGGCTGAGGCTTGATGGGCAAGTGGGAGCTGGCTTAGGAGCAAACTCATGGTTGAACatcttaactttattattttaatgtgtcCACTTTTCAATTTGAAATTGAGAGCTTTTCTACATTCCTTCTTCTTATAGTTCTTCATGCTTAGAGAATCATGGAGATGGATAGCATTTCCCCAGGTTATTTTCTGATATATGATCTTTTTCTTAGTCATATGATTGTCATTTTCATCATTATcgttaagattattttaaatatattgcagAAATGTAGAGTTATCTGAAAATCGCAGGAAAGAATGGTACACATTCAAGAGATTTTGCTAggcaaattaaatttttattatctgtaCAAGATACCAGAGTTATTCTCAGTATCCTAAGTGAGCATTCATCATTCTTCTTACCCATTTCTGATAACTAACCCTTTAAACCCATTAATTGAACAGGTTTCATAGCGGCAGACATTAAAGGTACGGGTTCCTGGACTCAGCTCTATTTGATTACTGATTACCATGAAAACGGATCTCTCTATGATTTCCTGAAATGCGCTACACTGGACACCAGAGCCCTGCTCAAGTTGGCTTATTCAGCTGCCTGTGGTCTGTGCCATCTCCACACAGAAATCTATGGCACCCAAGGAAAGCCTGCGATTGCTCATCGAGACCTAAAGAGCAAAAACATCCTCATTAAGAGAAATGGAAGTTGCTGTATTGCTGACCTGGGCCTTGCTGTTAAATTCAATAGGTAAGCGGTTCTTTGCCTGTGTTTTGAAATCATTGTAACCTCCAAAAGATATTTGCCTATTTGGATTCAAGATAGTGGAATTCCAAACATGTATTTGGGCTTATCtggttatataaataaatagttgGGATTTTTATgtcttggtgttttgtttttccgggtttttctgttttgttttgtttttacaaaaattacAACCTACTCTACATAGTTCCTGATCTCCTGCTTTTATTGTCTTAGACATCATTCTATTGCAATTTATGTAGAtttgcttcattctttttaacagtgTTGATGCAGTTTTCCATTATGTGgatgtactataatttattttatctatgaCCCAATTGATGGGCATTCAAGTTATCTCtactttattgtttaaaaaatgctttaattgTATCTTACCCATATATAATATCCTTGACTGCTTAAGTATTTGTTCGTGGTGGATTCCTAGAGAAGGGGCTAAACAGAGTATGTGCCTATTAAAGTATAGTATAATTGCAAGCTCTTCCTTTAGGAAGCGTTCGTCAGTTTACACTCCCATAAACAGAGAAGTATGCCATTTCTCCATCACCACTTGAAATTGTCgatattttttaaacagcattATCAGAATTTTAGGAAACCACTGAAACTGTTTTAATATTGTTACAACTCTAGGATATAGCAGCCAATTTACATTTCAGAATTCATTTTcaggtttataaaataaaagtactagTCCATAATAAAGCgaatgttaaaatttaaatcttcttCCCTAGTTGTTACAGTGTTCTGATCCTTTTGTTCTTTATCATTGTGGTGTTTATTGGCTCACATACTCATCAGGTACTgtttaagaaaatctaaaatacGTTATATTAATCTTGGCTTCGGAGTAGTTTCCAGAACCTGCCAGAATTGGGGGCCTAAATAGCAAAAGTATTTATGTCTTCCAACTCTAAAATTTAGTCCCCAAATTGAAAAACCAATAAGCATCATTTATTACTGATTGTCAATATGATTATGTAAACATTACTCACAATAGAACTAAGTTGGTTGGacccaaaaagaaaatgtaatcctGTGTCACAAACGCTGAGTTTATCACGCGAGAACAGTAAAAGCATTGATTCCTCTCAGCttatttttacattcatttgTTCTGGGACATAATTATCTACTGCTCTTTCTTATATTCAGTACTGTCCTTTTTCTTAGAGAGGCACTAAACTTGTTTGGTGACGAAAGTTGAACTAATGTGAGGTGTTTATTGTCTTTATCCAGGATAATATGAATATTCATACTTAGCTTTTCACTGCAGACAGTAATGATTCTGATTGAGTGCCGCCCCGGACCCTGCTGGGGTTTTGTGTAATGTGTAACATGTATTTAAAGGGTAAATACTACTTTTCTAAAATCTGggaaatgctaaattttaaaatctaatccaGTCACAAGGAATTCTGTTAAGGGAATGTTGATGTAAGATTAGTAGgttagatagatttttttttttaattttatttttgtatatatttatgtgttgtgtgtgtgtgcgtgtgtgtgtgtgtacacacggaGGGAAGAGTCTGGCTTACAAAATGAGACACAAATACAAGATAAACTATTTTGTTCCTGGCCCTCAATCTGAACACTGTCTTGTTTCAGCGACACGAATGAAGTTGACGTACCCTTAAACACCAGGGTGGGTACCAAACGCTACATGGCTCCAGAAGTGCTGGATGAGAGCTTGAATAAAAGCCATTTCCAGCCCTACATAATGGCCGACATCTATAGCTTTGGCCTGATCATTTGGGAAATGGCTCGTCGTTGTATCACAGGAGGTAAGACTTTAGGTAGTGGGTTTCCGGTTATGTTTGTATCCTCATTATTCAAAAAAAGTAACAgcttcatttatataatttagatGTCATATATGTCAGGAATTCCCAAGGCCACTCCCAGGTTCTTTGATTTCACTACAAGGACACACAGGATTCAGCATATAGTTGTCCTCACAGCTAAGATTTATTACAGTGCAAGGATACAGATAAAATCAGCCAAGGGAAACGGTGCATGGAGCAAAGTTCAGGAAATCAGGCACAGGCTTCCAGAagtcctctcccagtggagtcacacAGGATGTGCTTAGTCCTCCAGCAGTGAATTATAACAACATGTGAAATATTGTCATCTAGGAAAGTTCATTAGAGACCTGGTAGCCAAAGATATTTTTGGAGGCTGGTCACATGGGCACCCTCCACCTAGCATGTACCAGAATTCCAAACTCCTAGAAAGAgagcaggtgttcagcataaaccataCTGTTTGTACAAATAGTCTAGGCACACAGTGAGTGACACTTATCATTTAGGGAAGGTTTTATATGAGTGTGTAGGGAATTGTTAACCCAGCAAGTTCCCAGATACCGGCCCAGCGCCAACCCTGCAAGCAGGCCTTTTCAAAGGATAGCAGTCTCCAGCTTGCTGTGTAAACTTTTTTCTGCATATCATGTTGTCTTTCTACTGCAGAAcgaaataagacaaaacaaaaaacaaagccacaTTCGTTAATAAGAACAATTATGTATATaagtaatcaaattaaaaatcgaaggggcacctgggtggctcagtcgggtaagtgaccggctcttggtttcagctcaggtcatgatctcaaggttggaagatcaagccccacatctggctccacgctgagcatggagcctgcttaagattctc from Neomonachus schauinslandi chromosome 6, ASM220157v2, whole genome shotgun sequence includes:
- the BMPR1A gene encoding bone morphogenetic protein receptor type-1A — its product is MTQLYIYIKLLGAYLVIISCVQGQNLDSMLHGTGMKSDSDQKKSENGVTLAPEDTLPFLKCYCSGHCPDDAINNTCITNGHCFAIIEEDDQGETTLASGCMKYEGSDFQCKDSPKAQLRRTIECCRTNLCNQYLQPTLPPVVIGPFFDGSIRWLVVLISMALCIIAMIIFSSCFCYKHYCKSISSRRRYNRDLEQDEAFIPVGESLKDLIDQSQSSGSGSGLPLLVQRTIAKQIQMVRQVGKGRYGEVWMGKWRGEKVAVKVFFTTEEASWFRETEIYQTVLMRHENILGFIAADIKGTGSWTQLYLITDYHENGSLYDFLKCATLDTRALLKLAYSAACGLCHLHTEIYGTQGKPAIAHRDLKSKNILIKRNGSCCIADLGLAVKFNSDTNEVDVPLNTRVGTKRYMAPEVLDESLNKSHFQPYIMADIYSFGLIIWEMARRCITGGIVEEYQLPYYNMVPNDPSYEDMREVVCVKRLRPIVSNRWNSDECLRAVLKLMSECWAHNPASRLTALRIKKTLAKMVESQDVKI